The Haloprofundus salinisoli region GATCGTTCCGCCGGTCGGCGGACGGAGAGACGCGCGTGAGCGAGATGGGGACGTCGTTCTCGCGGCAGAACTGCGTGAACGCCGTCGCCCTGTCGCCGCCGGCGAACCGGACCGAAAAGTGCCACTCGACGGGGGTGGCTCGTGCCTCGAGAAGCGTTCCGTCGTTCCGTACGATACCGCGGAGCGTCCCGGCGGCCCCGTGGTTCCACCGCGCGCTGAGGAGTGCCCCGTTGTCCACTCGGTCGATGATGCTGATGCGGTCGATGGCCGGTTCGCGCCGCGCCGCCGATACGAAGGCGTCCAACTCGCCGTCGAGCAGCCAGAAGAAGGGCATCACCGTGTCACCCGTGGGAACGATTCTGTCGATTTCGATACGTGTCTGCGGGTCGTCGCCGATCGATCGACCCAACGCGCAGGCCTGCGTCGGGACGGTGAACGTGACGTTGACACTCATACTCGTGGGGTGAACCCCCGAGTAGATACCACTATCTGTTCTCTCTGTTTTCTGACGCTCTCTGGCGGAGACTAAACCGGCGGTCAGGGCGACGTTTGACGGGTCTCGGCGCTGGCGTCCAACGTATGAAAGCGGTGACGAAGGACGGACGCGAAGTAGAGTGCGCCGAGGTACGCGAACACGACCACGGGGTGATGCTGTACGACGGCGACGACCGGCAGGTCGGGTACGTCCCGTACGAGAGCCTCGAACACGTCGTGCGGACCCGGTTGCCGGTCAGTTCCAGCAGTCTTCGGAGCGTCGGTTACGACGAAGACGAGGAAACGCTCGAACTCGAGTTCCACAGCGGCGGCGTCTACGAGTACGAGGGCGTCGCCGAGGAGACGTACGAAGAACTCCTCCACGCGTCCTCTCGCGGACGATACTTCCACGAAAACGTTCGCGGCGAGCACGACTACCGACGGATTCTGTAGGCGGTTCGGGGTCGGCGGCCGTCTCACCAACTCGGTCGGCGCTCGGCGGCAGGCGGTTCGCAGCGGACGGAACATTCGTGGCGGTGGCGGCCGTAGCTATCGGCGAATGCAGGTGTCGATTTCGGTCGACGACAGGGAGCCGTCGACGCTCGTCTCGGCAGTCCGTGCACACGAGGACGTCGCGGCAGTGAACGTCTCACGACTCGCCTCGGGCGACATCGTCGTCGGCGACGCCCGCGAGACGCCGGTCCGCGCCGACGGGTCGCTCGACTCCGACGCGGCGGTCCTCGTGGCGTTCGAGCGAAAGACGGTGCGCGACTACGCCAGCTCGGTGTTTCGGCGCTCCGGAACTACGCTGGGTGACCAAGTCGAGCACATGAACGCGGCCTACCCGCACTCGTACGTCCTGCTCGAGGGGAACCTCACCGACGTGGACGCGCTCGGCGACCGCGCCAGCGCGGTTCGCGGGTCGATGGCCTCCATCACCGCCCGCGACGCGACGCCCGTGATTCCGTGCGGGACGCAGCGACTCCTCGTCGACGTCGCGGTTCGAATCGGGCGCAAGCACCTCGAATCGCCGTCGACTCGGCCGCTCCGCGCCGGCGCGGTGGCGAATCTGAACGAACCGGTGACGAAGCGGATGTACGGCTGTATCGCCGGGGTCGGCACCGAGACGGCGGCGGCGCTGTACGACGCCTACCCAACGGTCGAATCGGTTCTCTCGGCGACCGTCTCGGACCTCCAGCGAATCGAGGGTGTCGGCGAGGTGCGGGCGCGAGCCAT contains the following coding sequences:
- a CDS encoding helix-turn-helix domain-containing protein; protein product: MSVNVTFTVPTQACALGRSIGDDPQTRIEIDRIVPTGDTVMPFFWLLDGELDAFVSAARREPAIDRISIIDRVDNGALLSARWNHGAAGTLRGIVRNDGTLLEARATPVEWHFSVRFAGGDRATAFTQFCRENDVPISLTRVSPSADRRNDPLGGMTPEQRETIAVAYRAGYFDEPRRTTLDELASNFDISPRAVAGRLRRGQAKLIEATGLADIIQPKRA
- a CDS encoding KTSC domain-containing protein, whose amino-acid sequence is MKAVTKDGREVECAEVREHDHGVMLYDGDDRQVGYVPYESLEHVVRTRLPVSSSSLRSVGYDEDEETLELEFHSGGVYEYEGVAEETYEELLHASSRGRYFHENVRGEHDYRRIL
- a CDS encoding ERCC4 domain-containing protein, with the protein product MQVSISVDDREPSTLVSAVRAHEDVAAVNVSRLASGDIVVGDARETPVRADGSLDSDAAVLVAFERKTVRDYASSVFRRSGTTLGDQVEHMNAAYPHSYVLLEGNLTDVDALGDRASAVRGSMASITARDATPVIPCGTQRLLVDVAVRIGRKHLESPSTRPLRAGAVANLNEPVTKRMYGCIAGVGTETAAALYDAYPTVESVLSATVSDLQRIEGVGEVRARAIHEAFRSRE